The following coding sequences are from one Saprospiraceae bacterium window:
- a CDS encoding gliding motility-associated C-terminal domain-containing protein, with amino-acid sequence MRLMHHMGVFKFIFLGLFCLATIRMEAAHIIGGEMYYQCQGYGKNGTDSTSRRYKITIELYRDKFGNGAGFDTPLGYTIYRKVKNNYEIYKINNRNEVNVNLNGAPNLIQNPTYKCLVLPGNIGVEVGIYESYIDLPIYNDEYVIVWQRCCRNYTITNIVSPNSTGVTYTISISAEAQLSCNSSPRFKNFPPTVVCVNNPLSFDHSAIDDDGDLLIYDLCAPLHGGGLSNIGCDMIIPNPDCPPPFEEVNFRLPYYSPQNPMGGNPAVTINSITGLITGEPNDVGQFVVGVCVHEYRNGILLSTVQRDFQFNVAICQGTVVAELGGGKKIGRREYEFLVCNSDSFSFNNKSYLQNFISGIQWQYENNGGIDSSDKWSPSIKFDTGGIHIGKMYLNPGLECSDSLFYSNRLVPDLKADFTVNFDTCLAGPVSFVNNSSSSASTIKEFSWSLGDGFTSNNPDASIQYVRPGKYQIGLAIEDQFGCIQKANRILEYYPAPKILIFDPNHTEGCIPLEVSLRNISFPTDSSYKLQWEFSDGAGVTGGSIRHQFDSIGTYDVKLKVTSPLGCYNEAEFKNVFRVYPPPVAGYTLDSTRINLKNAVINLVDTSRTTTGRSWLIDSLDFYFDKELRIQFDRPGWHTIDLIAVDKYLCTDTVQARVFVYENFTIFMPTAFSPNGDGTNEEFKPVGQFPDLEKYSLSIFDRWGARVFQTDQIGQGWNGKMQNEGNLMPAGVYIYHLTYQRRGEKESKTTNTVTLLR; translated from the coding sequence ATGCGCTTGATGCATCATATGGGAGTTTTTAAGTTTATATTTCTGGGTTTGTTTTGTCTCGCAACGATCAGGATGGAGGCAGCACATATCATCGGTGGTGAAATGTATTATCAGTGTCAAGGTTATGGAAAAAATGGCACTGACAGTACTTCGCGTAGATATAAAATCACCATAGAACTTTATCGTGACAAATTTGGGAATGGTGCTGGTTTTGATACTCCCTTAGGTTATACGATATATAGAAAGGTCAAAAACAATTACGAGATATACAAGATCAACAATAGGAATGAAGTCAATGTGAATTTAAATGGTGCACCTAATCTGATCCAAAATCCAACATATAAATGTTTAGTTTTACCAGGAAACATTGGAGTAGAAGTAGGCATATATGAATCCTATATCGATCTTCCTATTTACAACGATGAATATGTAATTGTATGGCAAAGGTGTTGTAGAAATTATACGATTACCAATATCGTTTCTCCAAACAGCACCGGCGTAACTTATACGATCTCAATTAGTGCAGAGGCGCAATTATCGTGCAACAGCAGTCCCAGATTCAAAAATTTCCCTCCTACAGTAGTTTGTGTAAATAATCCACTATCATTTGATCACTCAGCAATAGACGACGACGGGGATTTGTTAATTTACGATTTGTGCGCACCACTGCATGGTGGTGGCCTGAGCAATATCGGATGCGATATGATTATCCCAAATCCCGACTGCCCGCCTCCATTTGAGGAAGTGAATTTTCGTCTTCCGTACTATAGTCCTCAAAACCCAATGGGAGGCAATCCCGCTGTCACGATTAACTCAATTACCGGTTTAATCACCGGCGAACCTAATGATGTAGGTCAATTCGTCGTAGGTGTATGCGTCCATGAATACAGAAACGGGATCTTGCTTTCTACCGTCCAAAGGGATTTTCAGTTCAATGTAGCGATATGTCAGGGCACAGTTGTAGCAGAACTGGGTGGTGGCAAAAAAATAGGCAGAAGAGAATACGAATTTTTAGTTTGCAATTCAGACAGTTTCAGCTTCAATAATAAAAGCTATTTGCAGAATTTTATAAGCGGTATCCAATGGCAATATGAGAATAACGGAGGAATAGATAGTTCTGATAAATGGTCGCCCTCCATAAAATTTGATACAGGAGGAATTCACATAGGCAAGATGTATTTAAACCCTGGCTTGGAATGTTCAGACTCGCTTTTCTATTCGAACAGACTCGTACCTGACCTCAAAGCAGATTTTACTGTCAATTTTGATACTTGCCTTGCAGGGCCGGTCTCATTTGTTAACAATTCTAGTTCCAGTGCCAGTACAATAAAAGAGTTCTCGTGGAGTTTAGGAGATGGATTTACCAGCAACAATCCTGACGCCTCCATCCAGTACGTCCGTCCGGGAAAATATCAAATCGGACTGGCAATCGAAGATCAGTTCGGCTGCATTCAAAAAGCAAATAGAATTCTTGAGTATTATCCAGCACCTAAAATACTGATCTTTGATCCAAATCACACCGAAGGCTGTATTCCTCTTGAAGTCAGTCTGCGCAACATCAGCTTTCCTACTGATTCTTCTTATAAACTCCAATGGGAGTTTTCTGACGGTGCCGGCGTCACAGGTGGGTCCATCAGACATCAATTTGATTCCATCGGCACTTATGATGTGAAGCTCAAGGTGACATCCCCTTTAGGATGTTACAATGAAGCAGAATTTAAAAATGTCTTCAGGGTATATCCACCACCTGTAGCGGGTTATACGCTCGACTCAACGAGAATCAATTTAAAAAATGCCGTTATCAATTTGGTAGATACCAGCAGAACAACTACCGGTCGTAGCTGGCTGATTGACAGCTTGGATTTCTATTTTGATAAAGAACTCAGGATCCAATTTGATCGTCCGGGTTGGCACACCATAGACCTTATTGCTGTGGACAAGTACCTTTGCACCGACACGGTTCAAGCAAGAGTTTTTGTCTATGAAAATTTTACAATATTTATGCCTACCGCCTTTAGCCCTAATGGTGACGGCACCAATGAAGAATTCAAGCCTGTCGGTCAATTTCCGGATTTGGAGAAGTACAGTTTGTCAATTTTTGACAGATGGGGTGCTAGAGTTTTCCAGACAGATCAGATCGGTCAAGGGTGGAACGGGAAAATGCAGAATGAAGGCAACCTGATGCCTGCAGGAGTTTATATTTACCATCTTACTTACCAAAGACGTGGAGAAAAGGAATCTAAAACCACGAATACTGTAACACTTTTGCGATAA
- a CDS encoding oleate hydratase produces the protein MLKKISIIGGGLSGLSAACYLAKSGHHVDIYEKNNSLGGRARQIQTPDGYVFDMGPSWYWMHDVLENFFADFGKKSDQYYELISLDPQFEMVFSDGTIQIPKDFSELTKLFESMEPGAGKRLNAFMEDAKIKYTVSMTNYIEKPCLSLTEFFTLDIFKSVMKLNLFSDFRSFVRKYFRHPKLIALMEFPVIFLGAAPQSIPALYSLMNYGGLVLGTKYPLGGFFKIIEAMQSIAIELGVKIHCNCSVHKMTIYNDQIKSLQVNENQIITDLVVASADYHHIESLLPKDCVNYSEEYWDSRSLSPSTLIFYLGLDKPLPGLLHHTLFFEPSLDQHLHELYKESKWPSNPLFYVCCPSKTDRIVMPHNHENLFLLMPIPAGVSDKPNLHEYYFELMLKRIEKHTGFTDLKSHIDYKKSFCISDFIRDYNAFKGNAYGLANTLKQTAILKPSIKNKKIKNLYYAGHLTVPGPGVPPSIISGKIVAKQILRTLD, from the coding sequence ATGCTTAAAAAAATCTCAATCATAGGTGGTGGTCTGTCTGGTTTATCTGCTGCATGCTATCTAGCAAAATCAGGACACCATGTCGATATTTATGAAAAAAACAATTCTCTTGGAGGACGTGCACGTCAAATCCAAACTCCTGATGGTTATGTCTTCGATATGGGTCCAAGTTGGTATTGGATGCACGATGTATTAGAAAATTTCTTCGCTGATTTTGGGAAAAAATCTGACCAATATTATGAACTGATTTCACTAGACCCACAGTTTGAAATGGTTTTTTCTGACGGCACAATTCAAATTCCCAAAGATTTTAGTGAATTAACCAAACTATTCGAATCGATGGAGCCTGGTGCTGGAAAACGTCTAAATGCCTTTATGGAAGATGCGAAGATCAAATACACTGTCAGTATGACCAATTACATTGAAAAACCCTGCTTATCTCTAACAGAGTTTTTCACTTTGGACATTTTTAAAAGTGTCATGAAGCTCAATTTATTCAGTGATTTTAGAAGTTTTGTGAGGAAGTACTTCCGACATCCAAAACTGATTGCACTTATGGAATTTCCAGTGATTTTTTTAGGAGCAGCACCACAATCGATTCCCGCGCTATATAGTTTGATGAATTATGGAGGACTAGTACTTGGCACAAAATATCCGCTTGGAGGGTTCTTTAAAATTATAGAAGCCATGCAATCCATTGCAATAGAACTAGGAGTAAAAATCCATTGTAACTGTTCCGTCCACAAAATGACGATCTACAACGATCAAATCAAATCCTTACAGGTTAACGAAAATCAAATCATCACGGATCTGGTAGTTGCGTCAGCAGATTATCATCACATAGAAAGCTTGTTGCCAAAAGATTGTGTAAATTATTCAGAAGAATATTGGGATAGCAGATCTCTTTCTCCTTCTACTTTAATTTTTTATTTGGGACTGGACAAGCCATTGCCCGGTTTGCTCCACCATACCCTATTCTTTGAACCTTCATTAGACCAACACTTACATGAGTTATATAAAGAAAGCAAATGGCCTAGCAACCCACTTTTTTATGTATGCTGCCCATCCAAGACAGATCGCATTGTAATGCCACATAATCATGAAAATCTTTTCTTATTAATGCCGATTCCAGCTGGAGTTTCTGACAAACCCAATTTGCATGAATATTATTTTGAATTGATGCTCAAACGAATTGAAAAACACACTGGTTTTACAGATCTGAAAAGTCATATAGATTATAAAAAGTCCTTTTGCATATCTGACTTCATTCGCGATTATAATGCATTCAAAGGAAATGCTTATGGACTTGCAAATACTTTAAAGCAAACTGCTATATTAAAACCGTCCATCAAAAATAAAAAGATCAAAAATTTATATTATGCAGGTCATCTCACTGTGCCAGGACCTGGAGTTCCCCCTTCGATTATTTCTGGAAAAATTGTTGCAAAGCAAATTTTACGAACACTAGACTAA
- a CDS encoding winged helix DNA-binding protein, with amino-acid sequence MMQLLKNILEKLESFYAHEPKGQYTLDYVGFIEWNINHAGYQHEVKYNPHWDGKEKGRSMDSIICTLLNQLNKYAKTYSKSAMSDSDFSTQDEFIYLINLKEKGPMSKMDLIKMNIHDKSIGMKVISRLIEHNWIIQTESNNDKRKKIIKISRQGLEALQAIMPKIKLASRIVTGHLSHSDKCTLINALNKLDKFHKSIFQQNIASSDLLEAVTQNYL; translated from the coding sequence ATGATGCAATTATTAAAAAATATTTTAGAAAAACTGGAATCCTTCTATGCTCATGAACCAAAAGGCCAGTACACTCTAGATTATGTGGGCTTCATAGAATGGAATATAAATCATGCTGGATACCAGCATGAAGTCAAATACAATCCACATTGGGATGGAAAAGAAAAGGGCAGATCTATGGATAGTATCATCTGCACTTTATTAAATCAATTAAACAAATACGCAAAGACATACTCGAAATCTGCTATGTCAGATTCAGATTTTTCTACCCAAGATGAGTTTATATACTTGATCAATCTTAAAGAAAAAGGGCCAATGTCAAAGATGGATCTGATCAAAATGAATATCCATGACAAATCTATTGGCATGAAAGTGATTTCTCGGCTAATTGAACATAACTGGATAATCCAAACTGAATCAAATAATGATAAAAGAAAAAAAATTATCAAAATATCGCGGCAAGGACTTGAAGCCCTGCAAGCTATCATGCCTAAAATAAAATTAGCTTCAAGAATAGTCACTGGGCACCTATCCCATTCGGATAAATGCACTCTAATAAATGCATTAAACAAACTTGACAAGTTTCATAAATCTATATTCCAACAAAACATTGCCAGCTCTGATCTATTAGAAGCCGTAACCCAAAACTATCTATAG
- a CDS encoding dihydroorotase, producing the protein MQKTLFKNAKIVNRSQIREADLLVKGEKIEKIASDISDPQAKVIDLQGLALIPGCIDDQVHFREPGLTHKATIKTESAAAVAGGVTSFMEMPNTQPQATSQVLLEQKYQIAAAESHANFSFYMGTTNENYDEVMKTNLENVCGLKIFMGSSTGNMLVDKLEVLEKIFSSFPGLIATHCEDENTIKRNSELFLEQYGSQLSAQHHPLIRSREACLISSKSAVELAKEHGTRLHVLHISTAEECKLFEPALDLSQKKITAEACVHHMYFCDDDYERLGNLIKCNPAIKSRHDRIAIFNALESGNIDVIATDHAPHTLQEKTQNYLQSPSGLPLVQHSLLLAYTTAKKNQRDLTWVVQKMAHNPAICFKLRGRGFLDEGYYADLVVFDPDGTTQIRNSDVLYKCGWTPLDNDYLKGKIMSTWVNGQCVWDGRNIISAQTSKRLVFGFNV; encoded by the coding sequence ATGCAAAAAACTCTCTTTAAAAATGCAAAAATCGTTAATCGCTCACAAATTCGGGAAGCGGACCTTCTCGTCAAAGGAGAAAAAATAGAGAAAATAGCAAGCGACATTTCTGACCCTCAGGCCAAGGTTATCGATTTACAAGGTCTGGCGCTTATCCCCGGATGCATAGATGATCAGGTGCACTTCAGAGAACCCGGACTCACCCATAAAGCGACAATAAAAACTGAATCTGCTGCTGCAGTTGCGGGCGGTGTCACCTCGTTTATGGAAATGCCTAATACCCAACCTCAGGCAACAAGCCAGGTTTTATTGGAACAAAAATATCAAATAGCAGCTGCCGAATCACATGCTAACTTCAGTTTTTATATGGGAACCACCAATGAGAACTACGATGAAGTGATGAAGACTAATCTGGAAAATGTTTGTGGATTGAAAATTTTTATGGGTTCATCCACAGGGAACATGCTCGTTGATAAATTGGAAGTTTTAGAAAAAATATTTTCCTCATTCCCTGGATTGATTGCAACCCATTGTGAAGATGAAAACACGATCAAACGGAATTCTGAACTCTTTCTTGAGCAATATGGGTCTCAGTTATCGGCTCAACATCATCCACTCATCAGGAGTCGTGAAGCCTGTTTGATTTCTTCCAAAAGCGCTGTAGAGCTGGCAAAAGAACATGGAACTCGTCTACACGTATTACACATCAGTACCGCTGAAGAGTGCAAACTCTTTGAACCTGCTTTGGATTTGTCCCAAAAGAAAATCACAGCTGAAGCCTGTGTCCATCATATGTACTTCTGTGATGATGATTATGAAAGATTAGGTAACCTCATAAAATGTAATCCTGCGATAAAATCCAGACATGACAGAATTGCAATCTTTAACGCTTTGGAATCCGGAAATATAGATGTCATAGCTACTGATCATGCGCCTCATACTCTCCAAGAGAAAACTCAAAACTATCTTCAATCGCCTTCCGGTTTGCCACTCGTGCAGCACTCTCTCTTGCTCGCTTATACAACCGCAAAGAAAAATCAAAGAGACCTTACTTGGGTAGTCCAAAAAATGGCTCACAATCCTGCCATCTGCTTTAAACTAAGAGGTAGAGGTTTTCTTGATGAGGGCTATTATGCCGATTTGGTGGTGTTTGACCCTGATGGCACTACTCAGATCAGAAACAGTGATGTGCTGTACAAATGTGGCTGGACACCTTTGGATAATGATTACCTGAAAGGGAAAATTATGTCTACATGGGTAAATGGTCAATGCGTTTGGGATGGCAGGAACATAATATCTGCTCAAACTTCAAAAAGGTTGGTTTTTGGATTCAATGTATAA
- a CDS encoding DNA alkylation repair protein: MNASNRKRFEYLETELLQVASPERASQMKAYMRDQFDYLGINSPQRKEISRFANTQFPFQKISDFAEWMSTCWKQPYREYKYICFDLGFRLTKKMDVNWVEFFEPYIVKDSWWDTVDGITPHFLGDLLKSKPKMLRTKCEQWIESDNIWYQRSAHIVQLRYARDTDFPLMCEMILRRADSKEFFVKKAAGWALRQYSKYEPDKVKKFIEKNTLSGLTVREGMKHITKTTT, from the coding sequence ATGAATGCTTCGAATAGAAAACGATTCGAATATCTGGAGACCGAATTGCTTCAAGTTGCTTCCCCTGAAAGAGCCAGCCAAATGAAGGCTTATATGCGGGATCAATTTGACTACCTGGGCATCAATTCACCGCAAAGAAAAGAAATCAGCAGATTCGCAAATACTCAATTTCCATTTCAAAAAATCAGTGATTTTGCTGAATGGATGAGCACCTGCTGGAAACAACCGTACAGGGAATATAAATACATTTGTTTCGACCTGGGATTTCGATTGACCAAAAAGATGGATGTCAATTGGGTTGAATTTTTTGAACCTTATATTGTTAAAGATTCCTGGTGGGACACAGTTGACGGAATCACACCCCATTTCCTTGGTGATCTGCTTAAAAGTAAACCAAAAATGCTGAGAACCAAATGCGAACAATGGATCGAATCGGACAACATTTGGTATCAGCGATCTGCACACATTGTACAATTGAGATATGCCAGGGACACAGATTTTCCTTTAATGTGCGAGATGATTTTACGCAGAGCTGATTCCAAAGAGTTTTTTGTAAAAAAAGCAGCTGGCTGGGCACTGAGACAATATTCAAAATACGAGCCAGATAAGGTTAAAAAATTTATCGAAAAAAATACACTATCAGGATTGACGGTAAGGGAAGGCATGAAGCATATTACCAAGACGACCACTTAG
- a CDS encoding phytoene/squalene synthase family protein, translated as MKQVFDEFSRQACKMLTHKYSTSFSLGIMCIDRNIRGHIYALYGFVRLADEIVDSFHEANKRELLQRLEKETWQAIHDQISINPVLQAFQETVNKVGIDRELIEHFLNSMKMDLEDIKYDDSLYKQYIHGSAEVVGLICLKIFVQGDKKLFEELKPYALRLGSAFQKVNFLRDIKQDLNTLGRSYFPNIQSKVFDTGTKEIIEEEIEMEFAEALKGILKLPHNSRFGVYLAFRYYSALFHKIKKTPASEIMKARIRINNFNKLLIFISSNLKYKFIISK; from the coding sequence ATGAAGCAAGTTTTCGATGAATTCTCAAGACAAGCATGCAAGATGCTAACCCACAAATATAGCACAAGCTTTTCACTTGGAATTATGTGTATAGATCGAAATATACGTGGACATATATATGCCCTATACGGTTTCGTGAGGTTGGCAGATGAAATAGTGGATAGTTTCCATGAGGCCAACAAACGGGAACTCCTGCAAAGACTAGAAAAGGAAACATGGCAAGCAATACACGACCAGATTTCTATCAATCCAGTGCTTCAAGCATTTCAAGAAACTGTCAATAAAGTGGGAATTGATAGGGAGCTGATTGAACATTTTTTAAACAGCATGAAAATGGATTTAGAGGACATCAAATATGATGATAGTTTATATAAACAATACATCCACGGATCAGCAGAAGTAGTAGGCCTTATTTGCTTGAAAATATTTGTCCAAGGAGACAAAAAACTATTTGAAGAACTTAAACCTTATGCATTGAGACTAGGTTCAGCCTTTCAAAAAGTAAACTTCCTTAGAGACATCAAGCAGGATCTGAACACACTGGGAAGATCATACTTTCCAAATATTCAGTCCAAGGTATTTGATACAGGCACAAAGGAAATAATAGAAGAAGAAATTGAGATGGAATTCGCGGAAGCACTAAAAGGAATACTCAAGCTTCCACATAACTCGAGATTTGGAGTATATTTGGCATTTCGATATTATTCAGCGCTCTTTCACAAAATTAAAAAAACGCCAGCATCTGAAATTATGAAAGCAAGAATCCGTATTAACAATTTCAATAAATTGCTTATTTTCATTTCAAGCAATTTGAAATATAAATTTATTATTTCAAAATGA